In Spinacia oleracea cultivar Varoflay chromosome 5, BTI_SOV_V1, whole genome shotgun sequence, a single window of DNA contains:
- the LOC130461910 gene encoding developmentally-regulated G-protein 2-like isoform X1, which yields MCSSSLSLIAVDDVIEGSRKYINVYVYNTIDVVGIDDVDRLARLANSIVISANMKIVGKNVQWAEKGLVRGYTKP from the exons ATGTGTAGCTCCTCCTTATCGCTTATAG CAGTCGACGATGTGATTGAAGGGAGCCGTAAATACATaaatgtatatgtatacaaCACGATAGATGTTGTTGGTATTGATGATGTTGATAGGCTAGCAAGACTGGCAAACTCTATTGTCATTAGTGCCAACATGAAG ATTGTTGGCAAGAATGTGCAGTGGGCGGAGAAGGGACTAGTTAGAGGTTATACTAAGCCTTAA
- the LOC130461910 gene encoding developmentally-regulated G-protein 2-like isoform X2 — protein MCSSSLSLIVDDVIEGSRKYINVYVYNTIDVVGIDDVDRLARLANSIVISANMKIVGKNVQWAEKGLVRGYTKP, from the exons ATGTGTAGCTCCTCCTTATCGCTTATAG TCGACGATGTGATTGAAGGGAGCCGTAAATACATaaatgtatatgtatacaaCACGATAGATGTTGTTGGTATTGATGATGTTGATAGGCTAGCAAGACTGGCAAACTCTATTGTCATTAGTGCCAACATGAAG ATTGTTGGCAAGAATGTGCAGTGGGCGGAGAAGGGACTAGTTAGAGGTTATACTAAGCCTTAA